A window of the Pseudomonas furukawaii genome harbors these coding sequences:
- a CDS encoding pyridoxal phosphate-dependent aminotransferase, translated as MAQPYSARSRAIEPFHVMALLARANELQAAGHDVIHLEIGEPDFTTADPIIRAGQAALADGHTRYTAARGLPQLRQAIAGFYASRYRLNIDPERILITPGGSGALLLASSLLVDPGRHWLLADPGYPCNRHFLRLVEGGAQLVPVGPDTRYQLTPQLIERHWDDGSVGALVASPANPTGTVLHADELAALSTTLKARGGHLVVDEIYHGLTYGMEAASVLEVDDEAFVLNSFSKYFGMTGWRLGWLVAPPAAVSELEKLAQNLYISAPSVAQHAALACFQPETLEILEQRRAEFARRRDYLLPALRELGFRIAVEPEGAFYLYADISAFGGDAYAFCRHFIETEYLAFTPGLDFGRHLSGQHVRFAYTQSLPRLAEAVERLARGLKTWAGR; from the coding sequence ATGGCCCAGCCCTACAGTGCGCGCAGCCGCGCTATCGAACCCTTTCACGTCATGGCCCTGCTGGCCCGTGCCAATGAACTGCAGGCGGCCGGCCACGATGTCATTCACCTGGAAATCGGCGAGCCGGACTTCACCACCGCCGACCCCATCATCCGGGCCGGTCAAGCGGCGCTCGCTGACGGGCATACCCGTTACACCGCTGCCCGTGGGCTGCCGCAATTGCGTCAGGCCATCGCCGGCTTCTATGCATCGCGCTATCGGTTGAACATAGACCCGGAACGCATTCTTATCACCCCCGGTGGTTCCGGCGCGCTGCTGCTGGCCAGCAGCCTGCTGGTGGACCCGGGTCGGCATTGGCTTCTGGCGGACCCCGGCTATCCCTGCAATCGTCACTTCCTGCGACTGGTTGAAGGCGGGGCGCAGCTGGTGCCGGTGGGGCCGGATACCCGCTACCAGCTCACGCCGCAGCTGATCGAGCGGCATTGGGATGACGGCAGCGTGGGTGCCCTGGTGGCGTCTCCGGCCAATCCCACGGGGACCGTCCTTCACGCCGACGAGCTGGCAGCCTTGTCGACAACACTGAAGGCGCGCGGTGGCCACCTGGTGGTGGACGAGATCTATCACGGCCTGACCTACGGGATGGAGGCGGCCAGCGTGCTGGAGGTGGATGACGAAGCCTTCGTGCTGAACAGTTTTTCCAAGTATTTCGGCATGACCGGCTGGCGCCTGGGCTGGCTGGTGGCGCCGCCCGCAGCCGTATCCGAACTGGAGAAACTGGCGCAGAACCTCTACATCAGTGCCCCTTCGGTGGCACAGCACGCCGCCCTGGCGTGTTTTCAGCCCGAGACGCTGGAAATCCTCGAACAGCGCCGCGCCGAGTTCGCCCGCCGTCGCGACTACCTGCTGCCCGCCCTGCGGGAGCTGGGTTTTCGCATCGCCGTGGAGCCGGAGGGCGCCTTCTACCTCTATGCGGACATCTCCGCCTTCGGTGGCGACGCCTACGCCTTCTGCCGCCACTTCATCGAAACGGAATACCTGGCCTTTACGCCGGGCCTGGATTTCGGCCGTCACCTGTCCGGCCAGCATGTGCGTTTCGCCTATACCCAGAGCCTGCCGCGCCTGGCCGAGGCCGTGGAGCGTCTCGCCCGTGGCCTGAAGACCTGGGCGGGTAGATGA